From Hippea alviniae EP5-r, the proteins below share one genomic window:
- the tuf gene encoding elongation factor Tu, producing the protein MAKEKYVRSKPHVNIGTIGHIDHGKTTLTAAITKVLAEKGKAEFKDYNDIDNAPEEKERGITINTAHVEYETDKRHYAHVDCPGHADYIKNMITGAAQMDGAILVVSAADGPMPQTREHILLARQVNVPYIVVFLNKIDMVDDEELVDLVEMEVRELLSKYGYPGDDVPVIRGSALKALETPPGQSNEWTKAIEELMDAVDEYIPTPQREADKPFLMPIEDIFSISGRGTVVTGRVERGVLKPGEEVEIVGFRETRKTVATSLEMFRKILDEAMAGDNVGVLLRGIKKEDVERGMVLAKPGSITPHKKFKAQVYVLTKDEGGRHTPFFDGYRPQFYIRTTDVTGTVHLPEGVEMVMPGDNVELTVELIAPVALEKETRFAIREGGRTVGAGVITEILE; encoded by the coding sequence ATGGCAAAGGAAAAATATGTCCGCTCAAAACCACATGTTAACATCGGAACAATCGGCCACATCGACCATGGTAAAACAACTCTAACAGCAGCTATCACAAAGGTTTTGGCAGAGAAGGGTAAAGCAGAGTTCAAGGATTACAACGACATCGACAATGCACCAGAAGAGAAAGAGAGAGGAATCACAATCAACACTGCTCATGTTGAGTATGAGACAGACAAAAGACACTATGCTCATGTTGACTGTCCAGGGCATGCTGACTACATCAAGAACATGATTACTGGTGCTGCTCAGATGGACGGTGCTATTCTTGTTGTCTCTGCAGCAGATGGTCCAATGCCACAGACAAGAGAGCACATACTTCTTGCAAGACAGGTTAATGTTCCATACATCGTTGTATTCCTAAACAAGATTGATATGGTTGATGATGAAGAGCTTGTTGACCTTGTTGAGATGGAAGTAAGAGAGCTTCTCTCAAAGTATGGCTACCCTGGTGATGATGTTCCAGTAATCAGAGGTTCAGCTCTAAAAGCTCTTGAGACACCACCAGGCCAGTCCAACGAGTGGACAAAGGCAATAGAAGAGTTAATGGATGCAGTTGATGAATACATACCAACTCCACAGAGAGAAGCAGACAAACCATTCTTGATGCCAATTGAAGATATCTTCTCCATCTCAGGAAGAGGAACAGTCGTAACAGGAAGAGTGGAAAGAGGCGTTCTCAAGCCAGGTGAAGAAGTAGAAATCGTAGGCTTCAGAGAGACAAGAAAGACTGTTGCAACATCCCTTGAGATGTTCAGAAAGATACTTGACGAAGCAATGGCTGGAGACAATGTTGGAGTTCTCCTAAGAGGTATCAAGAAAGAAGATGTTGAAAGAGGAATGGTTCTTGCAAAACCAGGTTCCATCACACCACACAAGAAGTTCAAGGCTCAGGTCTATGTTCTGACCAAAGACGAAGGTGGAAGACACACACCATTCTTCGATGGTTATAGACCACAGTTCTACATCAGAACCACAGATGTTACTGGAACCGTTCATCTGCCAGAAGGCGTTGAGATGGTTATGCCAGGAGACAATGTTGAATTAACTGTTGAACTCATTGCACCTGTTGCTTTAGAGAAAGAGACACGCTTCGCTATCAGGGAAGGTGGTAGAACAGTTGGTGCTGGTGTTATAACGGAGATATTGGAGTAA
- a CDS encoding HD domain-containing phosphohydrolase: MGIKEKFKNVKVSMISVLLTASLLITALSVFVVGYFWHKTALECYHENVKHITSIYLENAKEYSKYMVDNIIKEIEEDINYTYGKIKKEKQAEFYKTVRKLYALKSEGRDKFLLFARRYLALETFNSDITYYIFDLKGRCLFNPFDKLLEGRNLIGLEDKKSNKPFLKLVNLAKSHDTGCLFQNYPYNWHFLKKEDIGRYGFTFFVVFRNYGYIVVGRFDLEPIEYSLHQKWVKYLSIYRYGKNNHGYIFVLKLRKHPSNGCFAYEIVNPNRPKAESRCLSLLKKDKEGFLYREKYFKDIETKGYSFVEYYYRLPGSDRDVLKVSYLKLFKRWNWVIGTGTYMPDLYSSLRLAQIRDKRELNRVKTTMALVFSVVSFLILALYLYVSRFANRKINTVFRKFEDYLSRAEFIDTRPYRRIKQLMWITGSLNKAIEKFKKYENDLLKSFVDVLETRDIYTKGHSQRVAFYSKKIAEALGFDEKFQEKIYKAGLLHDIGKVGIPDNILLKPGRLSENEYKTIKYHSVISYEILKRVEHFKDIAECVRQHHEKCDGSGYPDGLKCDEICIEARILAIADIFDALTTTRPYRKAFTPEEAIEILKKEKVDQDILSKVEKVLLDAFKERELTTAEFMSEEIDRIRSEIFKVDYMTGLLFITSFVGELRSLIKNNRRFVLFAINIKGIAEVNYRFSTETGNRVIENMAKIIKDAEKLFKGEMFACRAYADIFLVAVKLDKFSLEEIESFFNGINLARLLKESFMDDTKCREKTKKGVCISEYIGVVVDRVVYPEDGETAEELIYFVEKKIKRK, from the coding sequence ATGGGAATAAAGGAGAAGTTTAAGAATGTAAAGGTCTCGATGATATCTGTTTTGTTAACAGCATCCCTTCTTATCACAGCTTTATCTGTTTTTGTTGTCGGATATTTTTGGCACAAGACTGCTCTTGAGTGTTATCACGAAAATGTAAAACATATTACCAGCATTTACCTTGAAAATGCCAAAGAGTATTCAAAGTATATGGTTGATAACATAATAAAGGAGATAGAAGAAGATATAAATTACACATACGGAAAGATAAAAAAGGAAAAACAGGCAGAATTTTACAAAACTGTAAGAAAGCTCTATGCTCTAAAAAGTGAAGGCAGAGACAAGTTTCTTCTGTTTGCAAGAAGGTATTTGGCTTTAGAGACATTTAACTCTGACATCACATATTACATATTTGATTTAAAGGGCAGGTGTCTATTTAACCCATTTGATAAGCTTTTGGAAGGCAGGAATTTGATTGGTTTAGAAGATAAGAAGTCTAATAAACCGTTTTTGAAGCTTGTAAATCTTGCAAAGAGTCATGATACTGGCTGTCTCTTTCAAAATTATCCTTACAACTGGCACTTTCTGAAAAAAGAAGACATCGGAAGGTATGGTTTTACATTCTTTGTTGTTTTTAGAAATTATGGATATATAGTTGTTGGCAGGTTTGACCTTGAGCCTATTGAGTATAGCTTGCATCAGAAGTGGGTTAAGTATCTGTCAATATACAGATACGGTAAAAATAATCACGGATACATATTTGTTTTAAAGTTAAGAAAACATCCTTCGAATGGTTGCTTTGCTTACGAGATAGTAAATCCGAACAGACCAAAAGCCGAAAGCAGGTGCCTTTCGCTTTTGAAAAAGGATAAAGAAGGCTTTTTGTATAGGGAAAAATATTTTAAAGATATAGAGACAAAGGGATACTCTTTTGTTGAGTATTACTATAGATTGCCAGGTAGCGATAGGGATGTGCTAAAAGTAAGTTATCTAAAATTATTCAAGAGATGGAATTGGGTTATAGGAACGGGCACATATATGCCAGATTTGTATAGTTCTTTACGCCTTGCACAGATTAGAGACAAGAGAGAGCTAAACAGAGTTAAAACCACGATGGCTCTTGTGTTTTCGGTCGTCTCTTTTCTGATACTTGCACTCTATTTGTATGTTTCAAGATTTGCCAACAGAAAAATCAACACGGTATTTAGAAAATTTGAAGATTATTTAAGCAGGGCAGAGTTTATAGACACGCGCCCATATAGGCGTATAAAACAGCTAATGTGGATAACTGGCAGTTTAAATAAGGCGATAGAGAAGTTTAAGAAATATGAGAACGATTTGCTTAAATCCTTTGTTGATGTGCTTGAAACCCGCGATATATACACAAAAGGGCATTCTCAAAGGGTTGCTTTCTATTCGAAAAAGATTGCCGAAGCTTTAGGTTTTGATGAGAAGTTTCAAGAGAAGATTTATAAAGCAGGCCTTCTGCACGATATAGGCAAGGTGGGCATACCCGACAACATACTTCTAAAACCGGGAAGGTTGTCAGAGAATGAGTATAAAACGATAAAATATCACTCTGTCATATCGTATGAGATACTAAAAAGGGTTGAGCATTTTAAAGATATAGCAGAGTGTGTAAGGCAGCATCACGAGAAGTGTGATGGGAGTGGTTATCCTGATGGGCTTAAGTGTGATGAGATATGTATTGAAGCACGCATACTTGCAATAGCTGACATATTCGATGCACTAACGACGACAAGACCTTACAGAAAGGCGTTTACACCAGAAGAAGCTATTGAGATTTTGAAAAAGGAGAAGGTTGACCAAGATATTCTGAGTAAGGTTGAGAAGGTTCTTCTTGATGCATTTAAGGAGAGAGAGCTCACAACGGCTGAATTTATGTCAGAAGAAATAGATAGAATAAGAAGTGAAATATTTAAGGTTGATTATATGACAGGTTTGCTATTTATTACTTCCTTTGTCGGAGAGTTGCGAAGTTTGATAAAGAATAACAGAAGATTTGTTCTTTTTGCTATAAATATAAAGGGTATAGCTGAAGTAAACTATAGATTTTCAACCGAAACAGGCAATAGAGTCATAGAAAACATGGCAAAGATTATAAAAGATGCTGAAAAATTATTTAAGGGTGAGATGTTTGCCTGCCGTGCCTATGCTGATATCTTTCTCGTTGCTGTGAAGTTGGATAAATTTTCGCTTGAAGAGATAGAGTCTTTCTTTAATGGTATCAATTTAGCAAGATTATTAAAAGAAAGTTTTATGGATGATACTAAATGCAGAGAGAAGACAAAGAAGGGCGTGTGTATAAGCGAGTATATAGGTGTTGTGGTGGATAGGGTTGTCTATCCTGAAGATGGCGAAACAGCTGAAGAGTTGATATACTTCGTTGAGAAGAAGATAAAAAGAAAATAA
- the secE gene encoding preprotein translocase subunit SecE, translated as MMKKILSFLEEVKIEFKKVVWPGKKEVTSATISVIMFTVIVAFILSVLDYLLSIGLQSLFK; from the coding sequence ATGATGAAGAAGATTTTAAGCTTTCTTGAAGAGGTAAAGATAGAGTTCAAGAAGGTAGTTTGGCCTGGTAAAAAGGAAGTGACAAGTGCCACTATCTCTGTGATTATGTTCACAGTGATAGTGGCTTTTATTTTGAGTGTGCTGGACTATCTTCTTTCAATAGGACTCCAATCACTTTTTAAATAG
- a CDS encoding DUF1844 domain-containing protein, which translates to MDDKPKFADLILSLAQSVYVLLGVVEDPFSKEKKIDLKQAKYTIDLIEVLKEKTEGNLLKDEQELLEEVLYDLRMKYLYALDKHKSE; encoded by the coding sequence ATGGATGATAAACCTAAGTTTGCAGACCTTATTCTCTCTTTAGCCCAAAGTGTTTATGTTCTGCTTGGTGTGGTTGAAGACCCATTTTCTAAGGAGAAAAAGATTGATTTAAAACAGGCAAAATATACGATAGACCTTATAGAAGTGTTAAAGGAAAAGACAGAAGGCAATCTTTTGAAGGATGAGCAAGAGTTGTTAGAAGAAGTGCTTTACGATTTGAGAATGAAATATTTATATGCTTTAGATAAGCATAAGAGTGAGTAA
- the rplK gene encoding 50S ribosomal protein L11: MGKKEVVAQIKLQIEAGKASPAPPVGPALGQHGVNIMDFVKKFNDVTKDRMGDIVPVIITVYADRSFDFITKTPPASSLIKKALGIEKGSSDPARVKVGKLTKQQLEEIAKIKLPDLNTNDLYKAMKTVAGTAINMGVEVEDF; the protein is encoded by the coding sequence ATGGGTAAGAAGGAAGTTGTAGCCCAGATTAAGCTGCAGATAGAAGCTGGCAAAGCATCACCTGCTCCACCGGTCGGTCCTGCACTTGGTCAACATGGTGTTAACATTATGGACTTCGTTAAGAAGTTCAATGATGTTACAAAGGACAGAATGGGTGATATAGTGCCTGTCATTATCACAGTTTATGCTGACAGGTCGTTTGATTTTATTACAAAGACACCGCCAGCAAGCTCTCTGATAAAGAAAGCTTTGGGTATTGAGAAGGGTTCTTCAGACCCTGCAAGGGTAAAGGTTGGAAAGCTTACCAAACAGCAGCTTGAAGAGATAGCAAAGATAAAGCTGCCGGATTTGAACACCAATGATTTGTATAAGGCTATGAAGACTGTTGCTGGAACAGCGATAAATATGGGTGTTGAAGTTGAAGATTTCTAA
- the rplA gene encoding 50S ribosomal protein L1, with protein MGKRGKKYIEALKKYDHLKEYSLDEALKILKEIAYANYDETVEVHMRLGVDPKHSDQVVRGSVTLPHGTGKSVKVLVFAKGEKIKEAEEAGADYVGGQEYADKIAKEGWLDFDKVIATPDMMGIVGRLGKILGPRGLMPNPKVGTVTFDVADAVKRAKAGEVEFRVDKTANIHVGVGKRSFDNDKLKENIMALYDAVVKAKPAAAKGRYIKSFHIATTHSPSVKINVQSLQR; from the coding sequence ATGGGAAAGAGAGGAAAAAAATACATTGAAGCGTTAAAGAAGTATGATCATCTAAAAGAGTACTCCTTAGATGAAGCTTTGAAGATTCTTAAAGAGATAGCGTATGCCAATTACGATGAGACTGTTGAAGTTCACATGAGATTGGGTGTTGACCCGAAACATTCAGACCAGGTCGTAAGGGGCTCAGTAACCCTGCCACATGGAACAGGTAAGAGCGTTAAGGTTCTTGTTTTCGCTAAGGGTGAAAAGATTAAGGAAGCTGAAGAAGCTGGTGCTGATTATGTTGGCGGTCAGGAGTATGCAGATAAGATTGCCAAAGAAGGGTGGCTTGATTTTGATAAGGTTATAGCAACACCAGACATGATGGGTATAGTTGGACGCTTGGGTAAGATTCTCGGTCCAAGAGGACTTATGCCAAACCCGAAGGTAGGCACGGTTACATTTGATGTTGCAGATGCAGTAAAAAGAGCAAAAGCAGGTGAAGTTGAATTTAGAGTTGACAAGACGGCAAATATTCATGTTGGTGTTGGCAAAAGGTCGTTTGACAACGATAAACTGAAAGAGAATATAATGGCGCTGTATGATGCTGTTGTGAAAGCAAAACCTGCTGCAGCAAAGGGAAGATACATAAAATCTTTCCACATAGCCACAACGCATTCTCCAAGCGTGAAGATAAATGTGCAATCACTTCAGCGTTAA
- the nusG gene encoding transcription termination/antitermination protein NusG encodes MSDFKWYAIHTQVGYEEKVKSMLENKLKSAGLESEVEEIFVPLEEVIEIKKNNKKEKVKKCLYPSYVFVKARMSDKLYNLVKRMSFVSGFVGYGKEPVPMDESEIRQIKERVESSKEAPRLSVSFEPGESVRVLDGPFANFTGTIEEVDIDKGRLRILISIFGRSTPVELNYNQVEKVE; translated from the coding sequence ATGAGCGATTTTAAGTGGTATGCTATCCATACGCAGGTTGGTTATGAAGAGAAAGTTAAATCTATGCTCGAAAACAAGCTAAAAAGCGCTGGTTTGGAAAGTGAAGTAGAAGAGATTTTCGTGCCTTTGGAAGAAGTTATTGAGATAAAAAAGAACAACAAGAAAGAGAAGGTCAAGAAGTGTCTCTATCCGAGCTATGTATTTGTAAAGGCAAGAATGAGTGATAAGCTTTATAACCTTGTGAAGCGTATGTCGTTTGTTTCAGGTTTTGTGGGTTATGGCAAAGAGCCCGTTCCTATGGATGAGAGTGAGATAAGGCAGATTAAAGAGAGAGTTGAAAGCTCAAAAGAAGCTCCAAGATTGTCTGTATCGTTTGAACCTGGTGAGTCCGTAAGGGTATTGGACGGTCCATTTGCCAACTTTACTGGAACGATAGAAGAAGTTGATATAGATAAGGGAAGATTGAGAATCTTGATAAGTATTTTTGGTCGTTCGACACCGGTTGAATTGAATTACAATCAAGTCGAGAAAGTTGAATAA
- the rpmG gene encoding 50S ribosomal protein L33 has translation MREMVTLACSECKRKNYTSTRDKKKSKEKLELRKYCPFCRKHTIHREVK, from the coding sequence ATGCGTGAGATGGTAACTTTGGCATGCTCAGAGTGCAAAAGAAAAAATTATACCAGCACAAGGGATAAAAAGAAATCAAAAGAGAAACTTGAATTAAGAAAATACTGTCCATTTTGTAGAAAACATACAATACACAGAGAGGTAAAATAA